One genomic window of Micromonospora sp. WMMD1128 includes the following:
- a CDS encoding ABC transporter substrate-binding protein, whose product MTIFDRRTPTTVLAVGILVLGAVSACGSDDSGNDSSSAGPVKIGTVNFPTSLDPTVSSSGYDYPHLNLIYDRLLVGDPKTGELGPGLATSWKVADDGSSITLTLREGVTFSDGTKLDAAAVKASMERFKASANGQDIASVSTITAEGANTVVLAMSKPDSSIPTALSDRAGMIVSPTAVQKEGKDFAARPVGAGKYTLENLQTGAAVNYKRNDAYWGDKGAAPTLNWQVFKDPQAMVTAFQSNVVDVAVSVPPLSVDKLKTVPGKQVVVGPAYSETMINFNAKLAPTDKVEIRQAINYALDREVIRKAASGDAAEVTWTALPPTHPYHDASITPTYAYDEAKAKALVAQATGGKRVAMKCLTFPGLNYETSGPIIIDSLKKIGIDVTIQSETAAAATEAFWAKGQAPCFLSGWTGHADPAITYGRLLNPDSYYNAGKTDFGTAPLQEKLLTTFDFEPRKAAATELAKKVAEVAPFAPLFTVPMIVGVSDQVAGYEPNASGRPDMSTVARK is encoded by the coding sequence ATGACCATATTCGACCGCCGCACACCGACCACCGTCCTCGCCGTCGGCATCCTCGTCCTCGGCGCCGTGTCCGCCTGCGGGTCCGACGACTCCGGTAACGACTCGTCCTCCGCCGGACCGGTGAAGATCGGCACGGTGAACTTCCCGACCTCGCTGGACCCGACCGTCAGCTCGTCGGGGTACGACTATCCGCATCTGAACCTGATCTACGACCGGCTGCTGGTCGGCGACCCCAAGACCGGCGAACTCGGCCCCGGCCTGGCCACGTCCTGGAAGGTCGCGGACGACGGCTCCTCGATCACGCTCACGCTGCGCGAGGGCGTCACGTTCTCCGACGGCACGAAGCTGGACGCCGCCGCCGTGAAGGCGAGCATGGAACGGTTCAAGGCGTCCGCCAACGGCCAGGACATCGCCAGCGTCTCCACCATCACCGCCGAGGGTGCGAACACGGTGGTGCTCGCGATGAGCAAGCCGGACTCCTCGATCCCGACCGCGTTGAGCGACCGGGCCGGGATGATCGTCTCGCCGACCGCCGTGCAGAAGGAGGGCAAGGACTTCGCCGCCCGCCCGGTCGGGGCGGGGAAGTACACGCTGGAGAACCTGCAGACCGGCGCCGCGGTCAACTACAAGCGCAACGACGCGTACTGGGGGGACAAGGGCGCGGCGCCCACGCTCAACTGGCAGGTGTTCAAGGACCCGCAGGCCATGGTGACGGCGTTCCAGAGCAACGTCGTCGACGTGGCGGTCTCGGTGCCGCCGCTGAGCGTGGACAAGCTGAAGACGGTGCCGGGCAAGCAGGTGGTCGTCGGCCCCGCGTACTCCGAGACGATGATCAACTTCAACGCGAAGTTGGCGCCGACCGACAAGGTGGAGATCCGGCAGGCGATCAACTACGCGCTCGACCGGGAGGTCATCCGCAAGGCCGCCAGCGGTGACGCCGCCGAGGTGACCTGGACGGCGCTGCCGCCGACCCACCCCTACCACGACGCGTCGATCACGCCCACCTACGCCTACGACGAGGCGAAGGCCAAGGCGCTCGTCGCGCAGGCCACCGGAGGCAAGCGGGTGGCCATGAAGTGCCTGACCTTCCCGGGCCTCAACTACGAGACCAGCGGCCCGATCATCATCGACTCGCTGAAGAAGATCGGCATCGACGTCACCATCCAGTCCGAGACCGCCGCCGCGGCGACCGAGGCGTTCTGGGCCAAGGGCCAGGCGCCCTGCTTCCTGTCCGGCTGGACCGGCCACGCCGATCCGGCGATCACCTACGGCCGCCTGCTCAACCCGGACTCCTACTACAACGCCGGCAAGACCGACTTCGGCACCGCGCCGCTGCAGGAGAAGCTGCTCACCACGTTCGACTTCGAGCCGCGCAAGGCCGCGGCCACCGAACTGGCCAAGAAGGTCGCCGAGGTCGCGCCGTTCGCGCCGCTGTTCACCGTACCGATGATCGTCGGGGTGTCCGACCAGGTGGCCGGCTACGAGCCGAACGCCAGCGGCCGACCGGACATGTCGACGGTGGCCCGCAAGTGA
- a CDS encoding ABC transporter ATP-binding protein, translating to MTGAEQAALTVRDLSVRFAGSPEPAVRDVSFAVGRGEVLGVAGESGSGKSSIALAALGLLPPDAEVTGSIRLDDQELVGLRGRRLRAIRGRRVAMIFQESVSALHPMRRVGDQIVRVVRAHLPAGRSEARQRAAAALRDVRLDPDRVLDSYPHQLSGGMCQRVMIAMALSCEADVVLADEPTTALDVSLQKDILVLIRELVAARGLSAVFISHDLGVLGDVSDRVMVLYRGEVKEIGAVDAMLSRPRHPYSQALLDCVPRLGGDRLRTFPEITADRPGGWTGGGCNYAARCPRAADDCREHPALRTVGESLVRCRHPLDGTVPASSADRAEVCR from the coding sequence GTGACAGGCGCGGAGCAGGCGGCCCTGACGGTCCGCGACCTGAGCGTCAGGTTCGCGGGGAGCCCCGAGCCCGCGGTGCGTGACGTCTCCTTCGCGGTCGGACGCGGTGAGGTCCTCGGCGTGGCGGGGGAGTCCGGCAGCGGCAAGTCCTCCATCGCCCTCGCCGCGCTGGGCCTGCTGCCGCCGGACGCCGAGGTGACCGGAAGCATCCGTCTCGACGACCAGGAACTGGTCGGGCTCCGGGGCCGCCGGCTCCGCGCGATCCGCGGCCGGCGGGTTGCGATGATCTTCCAGGAGAGCGTCTCCGCGCTGCACCCGATGCGCCGGGTGGGCGACCAGATCGTCCGGGTCGTCCGGGCGCACCTGCCCGCCGGCCGGAGCGAGGCCCGGCAGCGGGCGGCGGCGGCGCTGCGCGACGTCCGGCTCGACCCGGACCGGGTCCTGGACAGCTACCCGCACCAGCTCTCCGGGGGCATGTGCCAGCGGGTGATGATCGCGATGGCGCTCAGCTGCGAGGCCGACGTGGTCCTCGCCGACGAGCCCACCACGGCGCTGGACGTCTCGTTGCAGAAGGACATCCTCGTCCTGATCCGGGAACTGGTCGCCGCACGCGGGCTGAGCGCCGTCTTCATCAGCCACGACCTGGGCGTCCTCGGCGACGTGAGCGACCGGGTGATGGTGCTCTACCGCGGTGAGGTGAAGGAGATCGGCGCGGTGGACGCGATGCTGAGCCGGCCACGACACCCCTATTCGCAGGCGCTGCTCGACTGCGTGCCGAGGCTCGGGGGTGACCGGCTGCGGACCTTCCCGGAGATCACCGCCGACCGGCCGGGCGGCTGGACCGGCGGCGGGTGCAACTACGCGGCCCGATGTCCCCGGGCCGCCGACGACTGCCGGGAACACCCCGCACTGCGCACCGTCGGGGAGAGCCTGGTGCGGTGCCGGCACCCGCTCGACGGGACGGTCCCGGCCAGCAGCGCCGACCGGGCGGAGGTGTGTCGATGA
- a CDS encoding ABC transporter ATP-binding protein, whose product MSQVLRVENVSKDYGTGHRAHRVLSDVSLELARGEVLGVVGESGSGKSTLGRIIAGFLPPTEGTVEHLAGGRRSVQMIVQESAGALNPRLPVWRSMAEVTAVNRRLSRRLREPSMEYIRYVGLSEADADRRPTQLSGGQRQRVSIARALAAEPTVLVCDEAVSSLDVSVRATVLNLLNQVRADLGIAIVFISHDIAVVSHLADRVLVLSNGTVMEQGPTDRVLTRPESDYTRALISATPSLERRLMHSAEGA is encoded by the coding sequence ATGAGCCAGGTCCTGCGGGTGGAGAACGTGTCCAAGGACTACGGTACGGGCCACCGGGCCCACCGGGTGCTCTCCGACGTCAGCCTGGAGTTGGCGCGTGGCGAGGTGCTCGGCGTCGTCGGCGAATCCGGATCCGGCAAGTCCACGTTGGGCCGGATCATCGCCGGCTTCCTGCCGCCCACCGAGGGCACCGTCGAGCACCTCGCCGGCGGACGGCGGTCGGTGCAGATGATCGTCCAGGAGTCGGCCGGGGCGTTGAACCCGCGGCTGCCCGTCTGGCGTTCGATGGCCGAGGTGACCGCGGTCAACCGCCGGTTGTCACGCCGGCTCCGCGAACCGTCGATGGAATACATCCGCTACGTGGGGCTCAGCGAGGCCGACGCCGACCGCCGCCCGACACAGCTCTCCGGCGGCCAGCGCCAACGCGTCTCGATCGCCCGCGCGCTGGCGGCCGAACCGACGGTGCTGGTCTGCGACGAGGCGGTGTCCTCGCTGGACGTGTCGGTGCGCGCCACCGTGCTCAACCTGCTCAACCAGGTCCGGGCCGACCTCGGCATCGCGATCGTCTTCATCTCGCACGACATCGCCGTGGTGAGCCACCTGGCCGACCGGGTCCTGGTGCTGAGCAACGGCACCGTGATGGAGCAGGGGCCGACCGACCGGGTGCTCACCCGCCCGGAGTCGGACTACACCCGCGCCCTGATCTCGGCGACCCCAAGCCTGGAACGCCGCCTGATGCACTCCGCCGAAGGAGCCTGA
- a CDS encoding nitroreductase family protein produces the protein MDIFEAIRTTRAMRRLDPTVPVTDEQLWTILGAAHCAPSGGNAQWLRWVVVTDAARRARLGEIYRACWAPVRRRYDDRVPTDPEAAERQARMLRSADHLAEHMGEAPALIVPVTTVDEPSSVYPAVQNLMLAARALGLGTTLTTTHRHAADEVREVLGLPPDAIAWALIPVGVPTGRWGEARRRPLESVVYWDTWEATR, from the coding sequence ATGGACATCTTCGAGGCGATTCGGACCACGCGCGCGATGCGCCGGCTGGATCCCACCGTGCCGGTCACCGACGAACAACTGTGGACCATCCTGGGCGCGGCCCACTGCGCGCCGTCCGGCGGCAACGCCCAGTGGCTGCGCTGGGTGGTGGTCACCGACGCCGCGCGGCGGGCCCGGCTCGGTGAGATCTACCGGGCCTGCTGGGCGCCGGTCCGCCGGCGGTACGACGACCGCGTACCGACCGACCCCGAGGCGGCCGAGCGGCAGGCCCGCATGCTGCGCTCGGCGGACCACCTGGCCGAGCACATGGGTGAGGCGCCGGCCCTGATCGTTCCGGTGACGACGGTGGACGAGCCGTCGTCGGTCTACCCGGCGGTGCAGAACCTGATGTTGGCGGCGCGGGCCCTGGGCCTGGGCACGACACTCACCACCACGCACCGGCACGCCGCCGACGAGGTGCGCGAGGTGCTCGGCCTGCCGCCGGACGCGATCGCCTGGGCGCTGATCCCGGTCGGCGTGCCGACCGGCCGGTGGGGGGAGGCCCGGCGGCGTCCGCTGGAGTCCGTCGTCTACTGGGACACCTGGGAGGCGACCCGGTGA
- a CDS encoding acyl-CoA dehydrogenase family protein: MSDELDDFRRSLRGFLARVSPESEVRRLMADPVGFEPSTWQRMAVELGLPGVAIPETYGGQGFGGAESRLVFEELGRVLYGGPYFATVALGAELLLRLGDERACAEWLPRIADGYLRTAVALRGDLRARTGADGAWVLDGTAPHVVDAGAASLLLVVARTADGVDVLAVDPAEEGVTVTPSPVLDPTRRQAVVRFDGVRARRLGRPGQASAVAARVRDQAMVALAAEQTGGAARALELTVEHASSREQFGRPVGGFQAVKHLCAERLLDVESMRSLVFAVDDTRDDDAFAVQARTVRAFCSEAYFRVTATAVQVHGGIGFTWEHPIGLYFKRAKSSELLFDGPATQREELADRLLTAR, from the coding sequence GTGAGCGACGAACTGGACGACTTCCGCCGGTCGTTGCGCGGCTTCCTGGCGAGGGTGTCACCGGAGTCCGAGGTCCGGCGGCTGATGGCCGATCCGGTGGGCTTCGAACCCTCGACCTGGCAACGGATGGCGGTCGAGCTGGGGCTGCCCGGCGTGGCCATTCCCGAGACGTACGGCGGGCAGGGGTTCGGCGGCGCGGAGTCGCGGCTCGTGTTCGAGGAACTCGGCCGGGTCCTGTACGGCGGCCCGTACTTCGCCACCGTGGCCCTCGGGGCCGAGTTGTTGCTGCGTCTCGGCGACGAGCGGGCCTGCGCCGAGTGGCTGCCGCGGATCGCCGACGGGTACCTGCGGACGGCCGTCGCGCTCCGCGGCGACCTGCGCGCCCGGACCGGCGCCGACGGCGCGTGGGTGCTCGACGGGACCGCGCCGCACGTCGTCGACGCCGGGGCGGCGTCGCTCCTGCTCGTGGTCGCCCGGACCGCCGACGGCGTCGACGTGCTGGCGGTGGACCCGGCCGAGGAGGGGGTGACCGTGACACCGTCGCCCGTGCTGGATCCGACCCGCCGGCAGGCGGTGGTGCGGTTCGACGGCGTCCGGGCACGGCGGCTCGGCCGGCCCGGACAGGCGTCCGCGGTGGCGGCCCGGGTACGCGACCAGGCGATGGTCGCGCTCGCCGCGGAGCAGACCGGCGGCGCGGCCCGGGCGCTGGAGTTGACCGTCGAGCACGCGTCGAGCCGGGAACAGTTCGGCCGACCGGTGGGGGGTTTCCAGGCGGTCAAGCACCTGTGCGCCGAGCGCCTGCTCGACGTCGAGTCGATGCGGTCGCTCGTGTTCGCGGTGGACGACACCCGGGACGACGACGCCTTCGCCGTCCAGGCCCGGACCGTGCGGGCGTTCTGCTCCGAGGCGTACTTCCGGGTCACCGCCACCGCCGTGCAGGTGCACGGTGGCATCGGCTTCACCTGGGAGCACCCGATCGGCCTCTACTTCAAGCGGGCCAAGAGCAGCGAGCTGCTGTTCGACGGGCCGGCGACCCAGCGGGAGGAACTCGCCGACCGCCTGCTCACCGCCCGATGA
- a CDS encoding tyrosine-protein phosphatase, whose product MSRPAPLNFRDLGGLPTVEGGRVRSGALYRSATPVFLGPDEAEVFRAATGIRIRIDLRGRREIAETSERDRLTSGLRVMHLPFGRSSLRPVHPDPSVRLAEHYADMLVVSARTIIAAVRHAVDARDHPLLVHCTAGKDRTGVVVAVLLAALGVRPGDVIEDYARSREHLVAIRNQTRVLPAWEKRIASLPEEAHTAEPATMRHFLARVEQRHGGVANWLTTEGFGADEITALRAGLVEH is encoded by the coding sequence ATGAGCCGCCCCGCCCCGCTGAACTTCCGGGACCTCGGCGGCCTGCCGACCGTCGAGGGCGGGCGGGTACGCTCCGGCGCGCTCTACCGCAGCGCCACCCCGGTCTTCCTCGGTCCGGACGAGGCGGAGGTCTTCCGCGCGGCGACGGGCATCCGGATCCGGATCGACCTGCGTGGCCGCCGGGAGATCGCGGAGACCAGCGAACGGGACCGGCTCACCAGCGGGCTGCGGGTCATGCACCTGCCGTTCGGCCGGTCGAGCCTGCGGCCGGTGCATCCGGACCCCAGCGTGCGCCTGGCCGAGCACTACGCCGACATGCTCGTCGTGTCCGCCCGGACGATCATCGCGGCGGTGCGGCACGCGGTGGACGCCCGCGACCACCCGCTGCTGGTGCACTGCACCGCGGGCAAGGACCGCACCGGCGTGGTCGTCGCCGTGCTGCTCGCCGCGCTCGGAGTGCGTCCCGGCGACGTGATCGAGGACTACGCACGCTCCCGGGAGCATCTGGTGGCCATCCGGAACCAGACGCGGGTGCTGCCGGCCTGGGAGAAGCGGATCGCGTCCCTGCCCGAGGAGGCGCACACCGCGGAGCCCGCCACGATGCGACACTTCCTGGCGCGGGTAGAGCAGCGGCACGGCGGCGTCGCCAACTGGTTGACGACGGAGGGCTTCGGCGCCGACGAGATCACGGCGTTGCGGGCCGGCCTGGTGGAGCACTGA
- a CDS encoding YhfZ family protein gives MTVPAKPDVRAHLARMLLAREVGQRIPTVQELQASTNAGTGTVVKALRNLQESGAVTLTARGHQGTVVVNRDVGQLWNAAALGNFRMILPPQGPIEQQGILEVVQNALTGLGVAVVADFRPGARTRLEDVYHERVHATVTSAGALERHRATLPGLTGLDLGPATFYSHGSLVVVEHATRPPRAPLRVGIDRNSYDHQRLSEAEFGDRAPEYVQVPFVLAPAAVLAGDVDTAVWHSMPTVIPPELAGLRLNPLGGPAALVCGQISPAVIVTRSLDPGVNALLRHVLPADVTRTQGRLLKSAATEGYVGRLRLH, from the coding sequence GTGACCGTTCCCGCCAAGCCCGACGTCCGCGCCCACCTCGCCCGGATGCTGTTGGCCCGTGAGGTCGGCCAGCGCATCCCGACCGTGCAGGAGCTGCAGGCCAGCACCAACGCGGGGACGGGCACGGTCGTCAAGGCGCTGCGCAACCTCCAGGAATCCGGCGCGGTGACCCTGACCGCGCGCGGCCATCAAGGCACCGTGGTGGTGAACCGCGACGTCGGCCAGTTGTGGAACGCGGCCGCCCTGGGCAACTTCCGGATGATCCTGCCGCCGCAGGGGCCGATCGAGCAGCAGGGCATCCTCGAGGTGGTGCAGAACGCGCTCACCGGCCTGGGCGTCGCGGTGGTGGCCGACTTCCGGCCCGGTGCCCGCACCCGGCTCGAAGACGTCTACCACGAACGGGTCCACGCGACCGTCACCTCGGCCGGCGCCCTCGAACGGCACCGGGCCACTTTGCCCGGACTGACCGGGCTCGACCTGGGACCGGCCACCTTCTATTCCCACGGCTCTCTCGTTGTGGTCGAGCACGCCACCCGACCGCCCCGCGCGCCCCTGCGGGTCGGCATCGACCGCAACTCGTACGACCACCAGCGGCTCAGCGAGGCCGAGTTCGGTGACCGGGCACCTGAGTACGTCCAGGTTCCGTTCGTGCTGGCCCCGGCCGCCGTGCTGGCCGGTGACGTCGACACGGCGGTCTGGCACAGCATGCCCACGGTCATCCCACCGGAGTTGGCCGGGCTACGCCTCAACCCGCTCGGCGGCCCGGCCGCGCTCGTGTGTGGCCAGATCTCCCCCGCCGTGATCGTCACCCGTAGCCTCGACCCCGGCGTCAACGCCCTGCTCCGGCACGTCCTTCCGGCCGACGTCACCCGCACCCAGGGTCGCCTGCTCAAGTCCGCCGCCACCGAGGGCTACGTCGGCCGCCTTCGCCTGCACTGA
- a CDS encoding FAD-binding oxidoreductase: MSAAAVIDQLRRSFGPDALLTGEADRDARSHDTWPVTTVWAKLGRHPHRPDAIVRAASVADVVEALRIGAETSTPVTAWGLGSSVTGQPLPVAGGIVLDLAGLVSEPELDELDRTVSVAAGVRGSDLEAWLDERGLTLNHSPQSLGRSTVGGWIATRATGQFSSRYGGIEDLVVGYQVVLADGTVADLGQRPRAAMGPDLKEFFLGSEGTLGVVTHVTLKVFARPERRIVEAFTLPSLHAGLDVMREVTQAGLRPFLVRFYDIDEAAHAVPDSPVTAPVLFLGHEGLAGVATAEHAAATAIVTAHGGASMGAAPVDAWMARRYDFSSVENLLAEPGGYAETVEVANVWSRIGPMYTELKEQLAPLAEEVLGHFSHVYDQGSSLYMILRGHADDDETALARLEEIWARAMKVVVTHDGEISHHHGGGLARQPWVRESLGTGYPVLSRVKDALDPDHLLNPGKLGFGARP, encoded by the coding sequence ATGTCCGCTGCCGCGGTGATCGACCAGCTGCGCCGCTCGTTCGGTCCGGACGCGCTTCTCACCGGCGAAGCCGACCGCGACGCCCGCAGCCACGACACCTGGCCGGTCACCACGGTCTGGGCCAAGCTCGGCCGGCACCCCCACCGGCCCGACGCGATCGTGCGCGCGGCGAGCGTCGCCGACGTGGTCGAGGCGCTCCGAATCGGCGCCGAGACCAGCACCCCGGTCACCGCCTGGGGGCTCGGCTCCTCGGTCACCGGACAGCCGCTGCCGGTCGCCGGCGGCATCGTGCTCGACCTGGCCGGGCTGGTCTCCGAGCCGGAACTCGATGAACTCGACCGTACGGTCTCCGTCGCGGCCGGCGTGCGGGGCAGCGACCTCGAGGCGTGGCTGGACGAGCGCGGCCTGACCCTCAACCACTCCCCCCAGTCGCTCGGTCGCTCCACAGTGGGCGGCTGGATCGCCACCCGCGCCACCGGCCAGTTCTCCTCCCGCTACGGGGGGATCGAAGATCTGGTCGTCGGCTATCAGGTGGTGCTGGCCGACGGCACGGTCGCCGACCTCGGCCAGCGCCCACGCGCCGCGATGGGACCGGACCTCAAGGAGTTCTTCCTCGGTTCCGAGGGCACCCTCGGCGTGGTCACCCACGTGACGCTGAAGGTCTTCGCCCGCCCCGAGCGCCGGATCGTCGAGGCCTTCACGCTGCCGTCGCTCCACGCCGGCCTCGACGTGATGCGCGAGGTCACCCAGGCCGGGCTGCGCCCCTTCCTGGTCCGCTTCTACGACATCGACGAGGCTGCGCACGCGGTGCCGGACAGCCCGGTCACCGCACCGGTATTGTTCCTGGGACACGAGGGCCTGGCCGGCGTGGCGACCGCCGAGCACGCCGCGGCCACCGCGATCGTGACGGCGCATGGAGGGGCGAGCATGGGTGCGGCACCGGTCGACGCCTGGATGGCGCGACGCTACGACTTCTCCTCGGTGGAAAACCTGCTCGCCGAGCCCGGCGGCTACGCCGAGACCGTCGAGGTGGCCAACGTGTGGAGTCGCATCGGCCCGATGTACACCGAGCTCAAGGAACAGCTGGCGCCCCTGGCCGAGGAGGTGCTGGGCCACTTCTCACACGTCTACGACCAGGGATCGTCGCTCTACATGATCCTGCGTGGACACGCCGATGACGACGAGACGGCGCTGGCCCGGCTGGAGGAGATCTGGGCCCGGGCCATGAAGGTGGTCGTCACCCACGACGGCGAGATCTCCCACCACCACGGCGGGGGCCTGGCCCGCCAGCCCTGGGTCCGCGAGTCGCTGGGCACCGGCTATCCGGTGCTGAGCAGGGTCAAGGACGCGCTCGACCCCGACCACCTGCTCAACCCCGGCAAGCTCGGGTTCGGCGCCCGCCCGTGA
- a CDS encoding ATP-binding cassette domain-containing protein → MTTNALLEAREVRKRFSAVEALRGASFSIDAGEVVALMGDNGAGKSTLIKTICGVHSPDGGEILFRGQSIAGRSPREIHGMGIETVYQDLALAPDLDTAANLYLGREVLAKGVLGWFGVLNKKRMAGHAQRVLTDLNVKIKDASAPVAMLSGGQQQSVAVARAVTWANELVIMDEPTAALGVPQTRAVLDLIRRVRDSGRSVVLVSHSLPDVMAVSDRIEVLRLGRRVARLTTADTTEEQIVGAMTGAFSSEGAA, encoded by the coding sequence GTGACGACGAACGCACTGCTCGAAGCGCGCGAGGTGCGGAAACGGTTCAGCGCCGTCGAGGCGCTGCGTGGGGCGAGCTTCTCGATCGACGCGGGCGAGGTGGTGGCGCTGATGGGCGACAACGGCGCCGGCAAGAGCACGCTGATCAAGACGATCTGCGGGGTGCACAGCCCGGACGGGGGCGAGATCCTCTTCCGCGGGCAGTCCATCGCCGGTCGCTCGCCCCGGGAGATCCACGGCATGGGCATCGAGACCGTCTATCAGGACCTGGCCCTGGCGCCCGATCTGGACACCGCGGCCAACCTCTACCTGGGTCGTGAGGTGCTGGCCAAAGGCGTCCTCGGGTGGTTCGGCGTGCTCAACAAGAAGCGGATGGCCGGGCACGCGCAGCGGGTGCTCACCGACCTCAACGTCAAGATCAAGGACGCCTCCGCGCCGGTGGCCATGCTCTCCGGCGGGCAGCAGCAGAGCGTCGCGGTCGCGCGCGCCGTCACCTGGGCCAACGAGCTGGTGATCATGGATGAGCCGACGGCCGCGCTCGGCGTGCCGCAGACCCGGGCGGTGCTCGACCTGATCCGTCGCGTCCGCGACTCCGGTCGCTCCGTCGTGCTGGTCAGCCACAGCCTGCCCGACGTCATGGCCGTCTCCGACCGCATCGAGGTGCTGCGCCTGGGCCGCCGGGTGGCCCGGCTGACCACGGCCGACACCACCGAGGAACAGATTGTCGGCGCCATGACCGGCGCCTTCAGCAGCGAGGGAGCGGCATGA